One genomic segment of [Phormidium] sp. ETS-05 includes these proteins:
- the mutL gene encoding DNA mismatch repair endonuclease MutL: MSAVIKTLPPEVVHIIAAGEVIDSIAAVARELVENALDAGATRISVSVWPEAWRLLVVDNGCGMDLDCLQVAATAHSTSKINNLDDLRQIASLGFRGEALHSLAQLSRLEIKSRTPGGEGWRVVYDAQGIPVEVKPAGMAAGTIVTVADLFGSWEARRMALPSLAQQMRSLQQTLEQIALCHPHVSWQVQKNEKRWFNINPGKTAQQILPQMARGVDVTDLQHKKVAIDSQQHLKLVLGLPDRCHRRQPDWVKVAINGRMVRAPELEQAIITAFGRTLPRNRYPVCFAHLRISPEQIDWNRQPSKTEIYLQNMPWWQQLLGNSIGQALRLTGEDSPANQQRVTQLIKTSEAKGNYTVATGEKREVSPYEGSNLIQLRAVAQLHNTYIVAEHPGGVWLVEQHIAHERILYEELRHNWQLVPLEPPVILSNLTEAQLEQLERLRLDVSEFGNSLWAIRDCPAMLAPREDCADALLELSNGGDLQAAQVATACRSAIRNGTPLTLPEMQSILDRWQRTQNPRTCPHGRPIYLPLEESDLARFFRRNWVIGKSHGISR; this comes from the coding sequence ATGAGCGCGGTTATCAAAACCCTGCCCCCAGAAGTTGTGCATATCATTGCTGCCGGTGAGGTGATTGATTCGATCGCGGCGGTGGCGCGGGAATTGGTGGAAAATGCCTTGGATGCGGGGGCAACGCGGATTTCGGTGTCGGTGTGGCCCGAGGCTTGGCGGTTGCTCGTGGTGGATAACGGCTGTGGGATGGATTTGGATTGCTTGCAGGTGGCGGCGACGGCTCACAGTACCAGCAAAATCAACAATTTGGATGATTTGCGCCAAATTGCCAGTTTGGGATTTCGGGGGGAGGCCCTGCATAGTTTAGCACAGTTGTCCCGGCTGGAAATTAAAAGCCGTACTCCAGGCGGAGAGGGTTGGCGGGTGGTGTATGATGCCCAGGGGATACCGGTGGAAGTGAAACCGGCGGGGATGGCGGCGGGGACAATTGTCACGGTAGCAGATTTGTTTGGCAGTTGGGAGGCGCGACGGATGGCCCTACCGTCTTTGGCGCAGCAGATGCGATCGCTCCAGCAAACATTAGAGCAAATCGCCTTATGTCATCCCCATGTGAGCTGGCAGGTGCAGAAGAACGAAAAGCGTTGGTTTAACATTAATCCGGGGAAAACTGCCCAGCAAATCTTACCCCAAATGGCGCGGGGGGTTGATGTCACCGACTTGCAACACAAAAAAGTCGCCATTGACAGCCAACAGCATCTGAAATTAGTGCTAGGTTTGCCCGATCGCTGCCACCGCAGACAACCAGACTGGGTAAAAGTCGCCATCAATGGCAGAATGGTGAGAGCCCCGGAATTAGAACAAGCAATTATCACCGCATTTGGCCGCACTTTACCCCGCAATCGCTATCCCGTTTGCTTCGCCCACTTGCGCATTTCCCCAGAGCAAATCGACTGGAACCGACAACCATCTAAAACCGAAATATACCTGCAAAATATGCCCTGGTGGCAGCAATTGCTAGGCAACTCTATTGGCCAAGCACTGCGCCTGACAGGGGAAGACTCACCAGCCAATCAACAGCGAGTAACCCAACTAATTAAAACATCAGAAGCCAAAGGTAATTACACCGTCGCTACTGGGGAAAAACGAGAAGTCAGCCCCTATGAAGGCAGCAATTTAATCCAATTGCGCGCCGTAGCGCAATTACACAACACATATATTGTCGCCGAACATCCCGGAGGAGTCTGGTTAGTCGAGCAGCATATCGCCCACGAGCGGATTTTATACGAAGAATTGCGGCACAATTGGCAGTTAGTACCCCTAGAACCACCAGTAATTCTGAGCAACCTCACCGAAGCTCAATTAGAACAACTAGAACGCCTCCGATTAGATGTGAGCGAATTTGGCAATTCCCTCTGGGCAATTCGCGACTGCCCTGCCATGTTAGCACCAAGGGAAGATTGCGCCGATGCCCTGTTAGAATTAAGTAACGGCGGCGACTTACAAGCTGCCCAAGTTGCCACCGCTTGTCGCAGCGCCATCCGCAACGGCACCCCCTTAACTTTACCAGAAATGCAGTCAATTTTAGACCGATGGCAGCGCACCCAAAATCCCCGCACCTGTCCCCACGGGCGCCCGATTTACCTACCTTTAGAAGAATCAGATTTAGCCCGGTTTTTCCGCCGTAACTGGGTGATAGGCAAAAGTCATGGCATTTCTCGCTAA
- a CDS encoding Uma2 family endonuclease — protein MVQIQPPEIPTFPPGDLWSDEPPLETYRHLEELIILLTSLNRFWSDRTDYFAAGNMTVYYSSRQRKDEELRGPDFFVVMDTERRERKSWVVWEEDGKYPNVIIEVLSDSTSSVDKNKKKQLYQNVWRTRDYFWFHPYTLEFKGFTLVGRNYVEIEPNAQSWLWSDELQLYLGVFNERLRFFTPEGELVLTPEEEADAERQKVELERQRADAERQQADLERQRADAERQRADAESQQAELERQRADAERQRADAESQQAELERQKNAILRQKLLELGVNPDEIG, from the coding sequence ATGGTACAAATTCAACCACCAGAGATTCCCACCTTCCCGCCGGGAGATTTATGGAGTGATGAGCCGCCCTTGGAAACTTATCGTCATCTAGAAGAGTTAATTATCCTGCTGACCAGCTTAAACCGGTTTTGGTCAGACCGCACGGATTATTTTGCCGCTGGTAATATGACGGTCTATTATAGCAGTCGCCAGCGGAAAGATGAAGAGCTGCGGGGACCGGATTTCTTTGTAGTTATGGATACGGAACGCCGGGAGCGAAAAAGTTGGGTAGTATGGGAGGAGGATGGGAAATATCCGAATGTGATTATTGAGGTTTTGTCCGATAGTACATCCTCGGTAGATAAAAATAAGAAAAAGCAGCTATACCAGAATGTATGGCGGACGCGAGATTATTTCTGGTTTCATCCCTATACTCTGGAGTTTAAAGGGTTTACTTTGGTGGGGCGTAATTATGTAGAGATTGAACCAAATGCCCAATCTTGGTTATGGAGTGATGAGTTGCAGCTATATTTGGGGGTATTCAACGAAAGGCTGCGGTTTTTTACTCCTGAAGGGGAGTTGGTTTTGACGCCAGAGGAGGAGGCGGATGCGGAACGCCAGAAAGTTGAGTTAGAACGCCAACGTGCAGATGCGGAACGCCAGCAAGCTGATTTAGAACGCCAACGTGCAGATGCGGAACGCCAACGTGCGGATGCGGAAAGCCAGCAAGCTGAGTTAGAACGCCAACGTGCAGATGCGGAACGCCAACGTGCGGATGCGGAAAGCCAGCAAGCTGAGTTAGAACGCCAGAAAAACGCTATCCTGCGGCAAAAACTCCTAGAGTTGGGTGTCAACCCTGACGAAATCGGGTAA
- a CDS encoding 3'-5' exonuclease, with the protein MPAQLDQIIIIDIEATCWEKQTPPHQESEIIEIGICTFDIATAKPITKDSILAKPERSQVSEFCTQLTTLTQTQVDQGIPFTDACAILKDKYLSHKRVWASYGEYDKNQFQKQCQSRHIPYPFSPNHLNIKTLFAIFQALPKPTGMAGALEILNLPLEGTHHRGGDDAWNIARIFSHIILAARK; encoded by the coding sequence ATGCCAGCCCAATTAGACCAAATTATCATCATCGACATCGAAGCCACTTGCTGGGAAAAACAAACACCACCCCACCAAGAAAGCGAAATCATAGAAATTGGCATTTGCACCTTTGATATCGCCACCGCCAAACCCATCACCAAAGACAGCATCCTCGCCAAACCAGAACGCTCCCAAGTCAGCGAATTTTGCACCCAACTCACCACCCTAACCCAAACCCAAGTTGACCAAGGCATTCCCTTTACCGACGCCTGCGCCATCCTCAAAGACAAATATCTCTCCCACAAGCGAGTTTGGGCCAGTTACGGCGAATATGACAAAAATCAATTTCAAAAACAATGTCAATCTCGCCATATCCCCTATCCTTTCAGTCCCAACCATCTTAACATCAAAACCCTATTCGCCATATTCCAAGCACTACCCAAACCCACCGGTATGGCAGGGGCGTTAGAAATACTCAATCTCCCCCTAGAAGGCACCCACCACCGAGGCGGTGATGACGCCTGGAACATTGCCCGCATCTTCTCCCACATTATCCTAGCCGCCAGAAAGTAA
- the murF gene encoding UDP-N-acetylmuramoyl-tripeptide--D-alanyl-D-alanine ligase translates to MSFNFTLSQLISILDAKAHLPSDTSLETPATGISTDSRILHRGQVFVALRGERFDGHEFVRTAMAKEALVAIVDEQYQPEPDTPVIIVPDTLAAYQALGRAWRQQFSIPIIGVTGSVGKTTTKELIAAVLATKGNVLKTQLNYNNEIGVPKTLLELSPNHDFAVIEMAMRGAGQIAELTDIALPTIGVITNVGTAHIELLGSEDAIARAKCELLERMSSESIAILNADNQRLISTAATVWNGKTVTYGFTNGDLRGSVQEGNLVVEGMALPVPLPGRHNALNYLAALAVAKELGVSWEPLQEGLYVDLPGGRAKRYELPNDIIVLDETYNAGLESMTAALQLLAETPGNRRIAVLGTMKELGERSSEFHERIGNTAKELNLDALFVFAEPTAAEAIALGAVGLPLIEILDTTQENAHDELAERLSEFVEPGDVMLFKASHSVALDRTVDKFRTLTT, encoded by the coding sequence ATGTCTTTTAATTTTACTCTCAGCCAACTGATATCTATCCTGGACGCCAAAGCGCATCTCCCCAGTGATACTTCTCTGGAAACCCCCGCCACTGGCATTTCCACCGATAGCCGCATCCTCCACAGGGGTCAAGTGTTCGTAGCTCTGCGGGGAGAGCGGTTTGATGGGCACGAGTTTGTCCGCACGGCGATGGCGAAGGAGGCATTAGTCGCGATCGTGGATGAGCAATATCAACCAGAACCGGACACGCCGGTGATTATCGTCCCCGATACTCTAGCAGCTTATCAGGCATTGGGTCGCGCTTGGCGTCAGCAATTCTCGATTCCCATTATCGGCGTCACCGGTTCTGTGGGCAAAACCACCACGAAAGAACTAATTGCCGCAGTTTTGGCCACTAAAGGTAATGTCCTCAAAACTCAGCTTAATTATAACAATGAAATTGGCGTTCCTAAAACTTTGTTAGAACTATCGCCCAACCACGATTTTGCTGTGATTGAAATGGCGATGCGCGGTGCGGGTCAAATTGCGGAGTTAACGGATATCGCCCTACCGACGATCGGCGTGATTACCAATGTGGGCACGGCGCATATTGAGTTACTGGGTTCAGAAGATGCGATCGCCCGGGCGAAATGCGAGTTATTAGAGCGGATGTCCTCGGAAAGCATCGCGATTTTGAATGCAGACAATCAGCGATTGATATCTACGGCAGCCACAGTGTGGAACGGCAAAACTGTCACCTATGGTTTCACCAACGGTGATTTACGCGGCTCCGTACAGGAGGGGAATTTGGTAGTAGAAGGTATGGCATTACCTGTACCTCTCCCCGGTCGTCATAATGCCCTCAATTACTTGGCAGCTTTGGCAGTAGCCAAGGAGCTGGGAGTGAGTTGGGAACCGCTGCAAGAAGGTTTATATGTGGATTTGCCCGGAGGCAGGGCGAAGCGCTACGAGTTGCCTAATGATATCATTGTTTTGGATGAAACTTATAATGCTGGTTTAGAATCAATGACAGCGGCGCTGCAACTGCTGGCGGAAACTCCCGGGAATCGGCGGATTGCGGTGTTGGGAACGATGAAGGAGTTGGGGGAGCGATCGTCCGAATTTCACGAACGCATTGGCAATACCGCCAAAGAACTCAACCTCGATGCTTTGTTCGTCTTTGCCGAACCCACAGCCGCTGAAGCAATAGCTTTGGGAGCCGTAGGTTTACCGTTGATTGAAATCCTTGACACTACTCAAGAAAACGCACACGATGAATTGGCAGAACGGTTGAGCGAATTCGTTGAGCCGGGAGACGTGATGCTATTCAAAGCCTCTCACTCCGTAGCGCTCGATCGTACCGTCGATAAATTCCGCACCCTCACCACCTAA
- a CDS encoding GTP-binding protein: protein MTNEGIPETTPDPKTGEELEEAIDSFAAITEDLNYKHAKDALGELVAALDLTAEERAGLEPEIGGLQTMLEKLEQAVVQIAVFGMVGRGKSSLLNALLGDNAFITGPVHGVTRDIQGATWKLTPPSKSGQETRWIGTWQQQSLQLIDTPGIDEVEGEMRELLAKQVAAKADLLLFVIAGDITQVEYDALCQLREAGKPMLLVFNKIDQYPEADRWAIYEKIRDDRVRELLSPDEIVMAAASPLITTAVKRDGKMQVQTRRGPSQVEDLKLKILEILDREGKSLVALNTMLYAGEVNEAIVQRKMEIRETAANRTIWNAAITKAVAIALNPVTVVDILSAAVIDVATILTLSKQYGIPMTELGAINLLKKIALAMGGITASELLANLGLSSLKGLLGIATGATGGSTLLPYVSVAIAQASVAGFSSYSIGQIAKAYLANGASWGPDGPKSVVSRIITSLDEKSIMGRIKEELLAKLSRH, encoded by the coding sequence ATGACCAATGAAGGGATTCCCGAAACGACGCCTGACCCCAAGACTGGGGAGGAATTAGAGGAGGCGATCGACAGTTTTGCCGCCATCACCGAAGACCTGAACTACAAACACGCCAAAGATGCACTGGGAGAGCTAGTGGCGGCTTTAGACCTGACAGCGGAAGAGCGAGCCGGTTTAGAGCCAGAAATCGGCGGTTTGCAAACCATGCTGGAGAAACTGGAACAAGCGGTGGTGCAAATTGCTGTATTTGGGATGGTGGGAAGGGGCAAATCCTCCCTGCTCAACGCCTTACTGGGAGACAACGCTTTTATTACCGGACCAGTTCACGGCGTTACCCGCGATATTCAAGGAGCCACCTGGAAACTGACACCGCCATCAAAGAGCGGTCAAGAAACCCGCTGGATCGGGACATGGCAACAACAGTCCCTGCAGCTAATTGATACCCCAGGAATTGATGAAGTAGAAGGCGAGATGCGGGAACTGCTAGCAAAGCAAGTGGCGGCGAAAGCTGATTTGCTGCTGTTTGTCATCGCCGGAGACATTACCCAAGTGGAATATGATGCTCTGTGTCAGCTCCGAGAAGCTGGGAAACCGATGCTGCTGGTGTTCAACAAAATTGACCAGTATCCCGAGGCGGATAGATGGGCGATTTATGAAAAAATTAGGGACGATCGGGTGCGGGAGTTGCTCTCCCCAGATGAAATTGTCATGGCTGCCGCATCACCCCTTATTACTACAGCAGTGAAGCGTGATGGCAAAATGCAGGTACAGACTAGACGCGGACCGAGCCAAGTGGAGGATTTAAAGCTAAAAATCCTAGAAATTTTGGATAGAGAGGGAAAATCTCTGGTAGCGCTCAATACCATGCTCTACGCTGGGGAAGTGAACGAGGCGATCGTACAGCGGAAAATGGAAATCCGGGAAACCGCCGCCAACCGCACCATCTGGAACGCCGCCATCACCAAAGCCGTAGCCATTGCCCTCAACCCCGTCACTGTGGTAGATATTCTCAGCGCTGCTGTGATTGATGTGGCCACAATTTTAACCTTATCCAAGCAATATGGAATTCCCATGACCGAGCTGGGAGCCATCAATTTATTGAAAAAAATTGCCCTAGCAATGGGAGGTATCACCGCCAGCGAACTACTAGCAAATTTGGGTTTATCATCCCTGAAAGGCTTGTTAGGAATTGCCACCGGAGCCACCGGAGGCAGTACCTTGCTACCTTACGTATCCGTCGCGATCGCTCAAGCCAGCGTTGCCGGATTTTCCTCCTATAGCATCGGCCAAATTGCCAAAGCCTACCTCGCCAACGGAGCATCCTGGGGACCGGACGGCCCCAAATCCGTAGTTAGCCGCATCATCACATCTTTAGATGAAAAATCGATTATGGGGCGAATCAAAGAAGAACTCTTAGCCAAACTATCACGCCATTAA
- a CDS encoding type IIL restriction-modification enzyme MmeI, with amino-acid sequence MNAVEIEEAVSQLAEAPFNPEEFPYAFLEAFGNKTTTIQRLKSAGSASTNQSDLGGVLQRNNIHLKVCPEGEVTTTLTAWRESPATTRYKAKFILATDGQSFEAENLADGETVACDYRYFSDHFGFFLPLAGITTVRQIRENAFDIKATGRLNRLYVELLKQNPNWDKAEGQEAFNHFMARLIFCFFAEDTNIFHSEGLFTQTITQMSAQDGSNTHEVLLEVFRAMATPLKEREPVGIRNWANVFPYVNEGLFSGIVEVPRFNKVARSYLLHVGNLDWKKSTPIFSAP; translated from the coding sequence ATGAACGCCGTTGAAATCGAAGAAGCCGTTTCCCAACTAGCCGAAGCACCTTTTAACCCGGAAGAGTTCCCCTACGCCTTCCTGGAAGCCTTTGGCAACAAGACAACCACCATTCAGCGACTAAAAAGCGCCGGTAGTGCCTCAACTAATCAATCGGACCTCGGTGGGGTGCTGCAGCGTAATAATATCCATTTGAAAGTTTGCCCAGAGGGGGAAGTCACCACCACCCTCACAGCTTGGCGCGAGAGTCCCGCTACAACTCGGTACAAAGCTAAATTTATTCTGGCGACCGACGGCCAAAGTTTTGAAGCCGAAAATCTGGCGGATGGGGAAACTGTCGCCTGTGACTACCGGTACTTTTCCGACCATTTCGGCTTTTTCCTGCCTTTGGCGGGGATTACCACGGTAAGGCAAATCCGCGAAAATGCCTTTGATATCAAGGCAACGGGCCGCCTCAACCGGCTTTATGTGGAGTTGCTCAAGCAGAACCCAAACTGGGATAAGGCGGAAGGTCAGGAAGCGTTCAATCATTTTATGGCGCGGTTGATTTTCTGCTTTTTTGCGGAAGATACGAATATTTTCCACAGTGAGGGGTTGTTTACCCAAACCATTACTCAGATGAGTGCCCAGGATGGTTCTAATACCCATGAGGTGCTATTGGAGGTATTTCGGGCGATGGCGACGCCGCTCAAAGAGCGAGAACCGGTGGGGATTCGCAATTGGGCGAATGTGTTCCCTTATGTGAATGAGGGGCTATTTTCCGGCATTGTGGAGGTGCCCCGGTTTAACAAAGTTGCGCGGTCTTATTTGCTCCACGTTGGCAATCTCGACTGGAAAAAATCAACCCCGATATTTTCGGCTCCATGA
- a CDS encoding DNA methyltransferase yields MIQAVADEDERGALGMHYTSVPNILKVLNPLFLNDLRSQLEAAGDNSRKLLHLRQRMAKIRVFDPACGSGNFLVIAYKEMRAIEAEINRRRSEPDRRSEIPLTNFRGIEIRHFAAEIARLALIIAEYQCDVLHRGPMLALAEFLPLKNDNWITCGNALRLDWLSLCPPTGTGVKVQREDLDLWGETREQAEIDFENEGGETYICGNPPYLGSTWQTKEQKDDLKQIFDSRTKNWKSLDYVAGWFMKAADYGTRTSSAAAFVSTNSICQGQQVPILWPLIFETGHEIAFAHTSFKWANLASHNAGVTVVIVGISSQAGKVKYLFSADDYGKIIAKESQNINAYLVSGVNVIIEKSTKPLSDICAMSFGNKPVDGGNLLLSADEVDRLHLTREQQARFIRRIYGSAELIRGLSRYCLWIEDDYLDEALTIEPMRQRIEGVRKMRLASRDKSANDMAARSHQMREMNIGKVQTISMPCVSSENRNYLPVGLIDAQSTVTNLCFALYDAPLWNMALIASRLHLVWISTVCGQLKTDFRYSNTLGWNTFPVPTLTEQNKIDMTRCAEDILLAREHYFPATIADMYDPERMDKEFP; encoded by the coding sequence ATGATTCAGGCGGTGGCGGATGAGGACGAACGCGGAGCCTTGGGGATGCACTACACCAGCGTTCCCAACATTCTCAAAGTGCTGAATCCGTTATTTTTGAATGATTTGCGGAGTCAGCTAGAAGCGGCGGGGGATAATAGCCGCAAGTTGTTGCATTTGCGGCAACGGATGGCGAAAATTCGGGTTTTTGACCCCGCTTGTGGGTCGGGGAATTTTCTGGTGATTGCTTATAAGGAGATGCGGGCCATTGAGGCGGAAATTAACCGGCGGCGTTCTGAACCCGATCGCCGTTCTGAGATTCCTTTAACCAATTTTCGGGGGATTGAGATTCGCCATTTTGCGGCGGAAATTGCCCGGTTAGCCTTGATTATTGCCGAGTATCAATGTGATGTGTTGCATCGGGGGCCGATGTTGGCGTTGGCGGAGTTTTTGCCCCTGAAAAATGATAATTGGATTACCTGTGGCAATGCTTTGCGGTTGGATTGGTTGAGTCTTTGTCCACCCACGGGAACGGGGGTGAAGGTGCAGCGGGAGGATTTGGATTTGTGGGGGGAAACGCGGGAGCAAGCAGAAATTGATTTTGAGAATGAGGGGGGGGAGACTTATATTTGTGGGAATCCGCCTTATTTGGGTTCGACTTGGCAAACCAAGGAACAAAAGGACGATTTAAAACAAATCTTTGATAGTCGGACAAAAAATTGGAAGTCGCTGGATTATGTGGCGGGTTGGTTTATGAAAGCGGCAGATTATGGCACGCGAACCAGTTCGGCGGCGGCTTTTGTATCAACTAACTCGATTTGTCAGGGGCAACAAGTGCCGATTTTATGGCCGCTGATTTTTGAAACCGGACATGAGATTGCTTTTGCTCATACGTCGTTTAAATGGGCGAATCTAGCGAGTCATAATGCTGGGGTGACGGTAGTTATTGTGGGCATTTCTAGCCAAGCTGGTAAAGTAAAATATTTATTTTCTGCTGATGATTATGGCAAAATAATCGCCAAAGAGTCTCAAAATATTAATGCTTATTTGGTTTCGGGAGTAAACGTTATTATAGAAAAATCAACCAAGCCGTTGAGTGATATTTGCGCCATGAGTTTTGGTAATAAACCTGTGGATGGCGGAAACTTGCTTCTGTCTGCTGATGAGGTAGATAGACTTCACCTAACTAGAGAACAACAGGCAAGATTTATCCGCCGGATTTATGGTTCAGCCGAGTTGATTCGCGGACTGTCTCGTTATTGTTTGTGGATTGAGGATGACTATCTTGATGAGGCATTGACCATCGAACCGATGCGACAGCGAATTGAAGGAGTTCGTAAAATGCGCTTGGCAAGCCGCGACAAAAGCGCGAATGATATGGCTGCACGTTCCCACCAGATGCGCGAGATGAATATTGGGAAAGTTCAGACTATTTCAATGCCCTGTGTTTCTTCTGAAAATCGCAATTATCTTCCAGTCGGTTTAATTGATGCTCAGTCCACAGTAACTAACCTTTGCTTCGCTCTTTACGATGCGCCCCTGTGGAACATGGCCCTAATTGCCTCACGCCTCCACCTAGTCTGGATCTCCACCGTCTGCGGCCAGCTAAAAACTGATTTTCGCTACTCCAACACTCTCGGCTGGAACACCTTCCCCGTCCCCACCCTAACGGAACAGAACAAAATCGATATGACCCGTTGCGCGGAAGATATCCTATTAGCGCGAGAGCATTATTTTCCCGCCACTATTGCGGATATGTACGACCCAGAACGGATGGACAAGGAATTTCCCTAG
- a CDS encoding type IIL restriction-modification enzyme MmeI, producing the protein MRGRYPISARALFSRHYCGYVRPRTDGQGISLVREAHDRNDEIIDRIYIGRRFKNDTERLEKLFDMYTKMTSQQKPEKKSAQRKKAKE; encoded by the coding sequence TTGCGCGGAAGATATCCTATTAGCGCGAGAGCATTATTTTCCCGCCACTATTGCGGATATGTACGACCCAGAACGGATGGACAAGGAATTTCCCTAGTCCGGGAAGCCCACGATCGCAACGATGAAATCATCGATCGCATCTACATCGGTCGCCGCTTCAAAAACGACACAGAACGCCTAGAAAAACTGTTTGATATGTACACCAAAATGACCAGCCAGCAAAAGCCAGAGAAAAAGTCTGCTCAACGCAAAAAGGCTAAAGAATAG
- the plsY gene encoding glycerol-3-phosphate 1-O-acyltransferase PlsY: MLIWLVLNLSLLLAAYVLGSIPTGYAAGRLLKGIDIRQEGSGSTGATNVLRTLGKGPAVTVLLVDVLKGVGAVALVNWAYYQEFTSTLASPPILLGWLPWMVTGAAMAAVLGHSKSVWLGFTGGKSVATSLGVLLAMSWQVGLAALGVFGLFIAVSRIVSLSSIAAAVAVPLIFIATHSPTAYLLFGVAGGIYVIWRHRSNITRIMAGTEPKVGEKLPSSPEADTAG, translated from the coding sequence ATGCTGATTTGGCTAGTTTTGAATTTGAGTTTGTTGCTGGCGGCTTATGTTCTGGGTTCGATTCCGACTGGGTATGCGGCGGGACGGTTACTGAAGGGGATTGATATCCGCCAGGAGGGTTCGGGTTCTACGGGGGCAACAAATGTGTTGCGGACTTTGGGGAAGGGTCCGGCGGTGACGGTGTTGCTGGTGGATGTGTTGAAGGGTGTGGGGGCTGTGGCTTTGGTGAATTGGGCTTATTACCAGGAGTTTACTTCGACGCTAGCATCGCCGCCGATTTTGCTGGGTTGGCTGCCTTGGATGGTGACGGGGGCAGCAATGGCGGCGGTTTTGGGTCACAGTAAGTCAGTGTGGTTGGGGTTTACTGGGGGGAAGTCGGTGGCAACGAGTTTGGGGGTGTTGCTGGCGATGTCTTGGCAGGTGGGTTTGGCGGCTTTGGGGGTGTTTGGGTTGTTTATTGCGGTTTCGCGGATTGTGTCTTTGAGTTCGATCGCCGCTGCTGTGGCTGTGCCTTTAATCTTCATCGCTACTCATTCCCCCACTGCATATCTGCTCTTCGGTGTGGCTGGTGGCATTTATGTGATTTGGCGTCACCGGAGTAATATCACTCGCATTATGGCTGGTACGGAACCAAAGGTGGGTGAAAAGCTGCCTTCGTCACCAGAAGCGGACACCGCCGGGTGA
- a CDS encoding DUF3086 domain-containing protein: MAATASSDFPEAAPSQEALQDTAAQKLDEASELAKFIAELRQERTALQQEIVQMQATRSRLLQEQLGEMQSVMGRLVQESLGELEKRKQTLQIAVEQLERRQERIRNEMRTSFAGVSQDLAIKVQGFKEYLVGSLQDLVSSVEELELAPKPQAAEPPPMQEQKGRGAPDSPQFSEPGFQKTVKQIRRLLDQYRNQPDYYGAPWQLRRTFEPIHAERVADWFFTQGGRGALRTMGSRLQNILIASAVISVLYKLYGRRVRPLILANSPERLGEWRRGLQDCLGISRGDFGPERGVVLFEEAAPLAQKADRLVKEGMLPLIVVDETEEKVSLSLLQFPLWLAFAPEPVGGPMF, translated from the coding sequence ATGGCTGCTACTGCTAGCAGTGACTTTCCAGAAGCGGCCCCCAGCCAGGAGGCGCTACAAGACACCGCCGCTCAGAAGCTGGATGAGGCGTCAGAATTGGCGAAATTCATCGCGGAACTAAGGCAAGAGCGCACGGCTTTGCAGCAGGAAATTGTCCAAATGCAGGCTACCCGCTCTCGGCTGCTGCAAGAACAGCTCGGGGAAATGCAATCGGTGATGGGACGGCTGGTCCAGGAGTCTCTCGGGGAGCTGGAAAAGCGGAAACAGACGTTGCAAATCGCGGTAGAGCAGCTAGAAAGGCGTCAGGAGCGGATTCGCAATGAGATGCGCACCAGTTTTGCTGGGGTGTCTCAGGATTTGGCGATTAAGGTTCAGGGGTTTAAAGAATATTTGGTGGGTAGTCTGCAAGATTTGGTGAGTTCGGTAGAAGAGCTGGAGCTGGCACCTAAACCCCAGGCGGCGGAACCACCACCGATGCAGGAGCAAAAGGGGCGGGGGGCACCGGATTCGCCGCAATTTTCTGAGCCCGGTTTTCAAAAGACGGTGAAGCAGATTCGCCGCCTCTTGGACCAGTATCGCAATCAGCCGGACTATTATGGGGCACCGTGGCAGTTGCGACGGACGTTTGAGCCGATTCATGCGGAGCGGGTGGCTGATTGGTTTTTCACCCAAGGGGGCCGGGGGGCGTTGCGGACGATGGGCAGTCGTCTGCAAAATATTTTGATTGCTTCGGCGGTGATTTCGGTGCTTTATAAGTTGTACGGGCGGCGGGTGCGTCCGTTGATTTTGGCGAATAGTCCGGAGCGGTTGGGAGAGTGGCGGCGGGGTTTGCAGGATTGTTTGGGGATTTCCCGGGGGGATTTCGGTCCGGAACGGGGGGTGGTGTTGTTTGAGGAGGCGGCTCCTTTGGCGCAAAAGGCCGATCGGCTGGTGAAGGAGGGGATGTTGCCTCTGATTGTGGTTGATGAGACGGAGGAAAAGGTGAGTCTGTCTTTGTTGCAGTTTCCCCTCTGGCTGGCTTTTGCGCCAGAACCGGTGGGAGGTCCGATGTTTTAG